Proteins encoded by one window of Chondromyces crocatus:
- a CDS encoding DnaJ domain-containing protein: MEQSSVNVISQNVGENVRREQARDLAAAVVQAIFRLVKAATLHAVDNQAVVRQVEETVSVIHDFGHRTGYNVSILFTRGSVFVSGQLLKANRSVYEGALELAEIFERCGYSELGVARDVRASDLTTFATAAAESLRTGHPLSERPAPHVRLRAVGDAVLRRETAVDHVDDETEAIVRTYATAVVVMRRFFDDLRHGRYALRQSVKRIAQRLVDLSAGETPAFLGVTALRNQNYDDAGRAVNTAILSLAMTRQITTDVAQLGRVGMAGLLFDTARARLSGITKRGGDGIVPELSDQQDADVPAGTAVVLTALGLVNEPSVMRTVIAYEGHWARRQGRLGPLYRGLRQPMLQARIIATARAFNDLLTPAPGDEPPSADEAIATLGKGATDPADRAVLRLLVGALGIFPTGTLVELSSGEVALVVQTPSHPARYSQPRVRLVLDAAGGPIPRTTEIDLAARPKLGERSRYIRRVVATSDDPAAAAMRAHAASQEPSPASVRATKTTLPPPPRQAAHMPPIPQDTGGARVSRPPTLTPPPGRSESPTVRPGRRVSAQPSPPIAIPPAPRITEPFAPAASFASGRERATAEIVDTSGRHLSFELASDEVDVHAQITRSSWDDVSEEVEALEAVEEIEVLEEEPAAADLPGLLALPKEAPTAEGGLGRTPLVHLLVYMLDRRLTGTTCFVDPDEFVHGVYFVDGMPSKVWTGTMVAPLDRVILDLGLLDEKTLRDSLKEISRKRVLHGRHLVQKGLIDRDGLLTVLRHQLVRKLVALFDLPPETHYAYYADVNLLEGYGGPELLECEPLSVIMAGVRLHADDPIVDTTLERIAHRPLGLHVDAEVRRFQLHRDEAAVVDLLRTRKMTLEELSCAGVAQERVVRLTMYALAITRHLDLGIPGRGPVGLGRDRPASPLVEVSAGQRGSRAPAPPSNAGTPLPRTTRSQLAESDPPQGAGAGDGGRVRTGRDTVAPPRGQAVTVITAGDEPPPSRRTGSAPAGDPRSATEGVAMPRTTDLRGPNSTRTLTSPGVRAGRGAESTPPQAQVIVAPPSERRAAPLSERKGPSPAAAAAVASPDRAAVDARVAARKAEIEARAATIETEDLFQVLGVTQEVAPERIRTSYFALAKQWHPDRLPVELQEVKPLVSKVFARISEAYQTLTDPERRREYVASLAEGAPEDDEEKLARAFDAALEFQKAEVLVKKRDLVNAEVLVRRAVEADPDQPEYVTLLAWVRALRRGDPPQFQEGAQSPHFDDLIELLDAVVAREPRYERALFYRGSLLKRTGHLDRAAADFRLAAEINPKNLDAVREVRLHDMRKRSAPEPAPTAPGGSGLINKIFKR; the protein is encoded by the coding sequence ATGGAGCAGTCGTCGGTCAACGTCATCAGCCAGAACGTCGGTGAGAACGTCCGCCGGGAGCAGGCACGGGACCTGGCGGCCGCGGTGGTCCAGGCGATCTTCCGGCTGGTGAAGGCGGCGACCCTGCACGCGGTCGACAACCAGGCGGTGGTGCGCCAGGTCGAGGAGACGGTCTCGGTCATCCACGATTTCGGGCACCGCACCGGCTACAACGTGTCGATCCTCTTCACACGGGGATCGGTGTTCGTGTCGGGGCAGCTCCTGAAGGCGAACCGCTCGGTGTACGAGGGGGCGCTGGAGCTCGCGGAGATCTTCGAGCGCTGCGGGTACTCGGAGCTGGGGGTGGCGCGGGACGTGCGCGCGTCCGATCTGACCACGTTCGCGACCGCGGCGGCAGAGTCGCTGCGGACGGGTCACCCGCTGTCGGAGCGGCCGGCGCCGCACGTGCGGCTGCGGGCGGTGGGGGACGCGGTGCTCCGGCGCGAGACGGCAGTCGACCACGTGGACGACGAGACCGAGGCGATCGTGCGGACGTACGCGACGGCCGTGGTCGTCATGCGTCGGTTCTTCGACGATCTGCGCCACGGTCGGTACGCGCTCCGGCAGTCGGTGAAGCGGATCGCGCAGCGGCTGGTGGATCTGTCGGCAGGGGAGACGCCGGCGTTCCTCGGGGTGACGGCGCTGCGCAACCAGAATTACGACGACGCGGGGCGGGCGGTGAACACCGCGATCCTGAGCCTGGCGATGACGCGTCAGATCACCACCGACGTGGCGCAGCTCGGGCGCGTGGGGATGGCGGGGCTCCTCTTCGACACGGCGCGAGCGCGGCTCTCGGGGATCACGAAGCGCGGGGGAGACGGGATCGTTCCGGAGCTGTCGGACCAGCAGGACGCGGACGTGCCGGCGGGGACGGCGGTGGTGCTGACCGCGCTGGGGCTGGTGAACGAGCCGTCCGTGATGCGCACGGTGATCGCGTACGAGGGGCACTGGGCGCGCCGTCAAGGGAGGCTCGGTCCGCTGTACCGCGGTCTGCGTCAGCCGATGCTGCAGGCGCGAATCATCGCGACGGCACGGGCCTTCAACGATCTGCTCACGCCGGCGCCGGGAGACGAGCCTCCGTCGGCGGACGAGGCGATCGCGACGCTGGGGAAGGGGGCGACGGATCCTGCGGATCGGGCGGTGCTCCGCCTGCTCGTCGGGGCGCTGGGCATCTTCCCGACGGGGACCCTGGTGGAGCTGTCTTCCGGGGAGGTGGCGCTGGTGGTGCAGACGCCGTCGCACCCGGCGCGCTACTCGCAGCCGCGGGTGCGGCTCGTGCTCGATGCGGCGGGAGGACCGATCCCGCGGACGACGGAGATCGATCTGGCGGCGCGGCCGAAGCTCGGGGAGCGGTCGCGCTACATCCGGCGGGTGGTGGCGACGAGCGACGATCCGGCGGCGGCCGCGATGCGAGCGCACGCCGCTTCCCAGGAGCCGTCGCCGGCGTCGGTGCGTGCCACGAAGACGACGTTGCCTCCGCCGCCACGACAGGCGGCGCACATGCCCCCGATCCCGCAAGACACAGGGGGAGCGCGCGTTTCTCGGCCGCCGACGCTGACGCCCCCTCCCGGGCGCTCGGAGTCGCCCACGGTGCGGCCCGGGCGCCGGGTCTCGGCGCAGCCGTCACCGCCGATCGCGATCCCTCCGGCGCCTCGGATCACGGAGCCCTTCGCGCCTGCGGCGTCGTTCGCTTCAGGGCGAGAGCGGGCCACGGCAGAGATCGTCGACACCTCCGGGCGGCACCTGTCGTTCGAGCTGGCGTCCGACGAGGTGGACGTCCACGCGCAGATCACGCGGTCGTCGTGGGACGACGTGTCCGAGGAGGTCGAGGCGCTCGAGGCGGTCGAGGAGATCGAGGTGCTGGAGGAGGAGCCGGCCGCGGCAGATCTCCCCGGGCTCCTCGCGTTGCCCAAGGAGGCGCCCACGGCCGAAGGGGGGCTCGGTCGGACGCCGCTGGTCCACCTGCTCGTCTACATGCTCGATCGCCGGCTGACGGGCACCACGTGCTTCGTGGACCCGGACGAGTTCGTGCACGGTGTGTACTTCGTCGACGGGATGCCCTCGAAGGTGTGGACGGGGACGATGGTCGCCCCGCTCGACCGGGTGATCCTGGATCTGGGGCTGCTCGACGAGAAGACGCTGCGCGACAGCCTGAAGGAGATCTCGCGGAAGCGGGTGCTCCACGGGCGACATCTGGTCCAGAAGGGGCTGATCGATCGGGACGGGTTGCTCACCGTCCTCAGGCATCAGCTCGTGCGCAAGCTGGTGGCGCTGTTCGATCTGCCGCCAGAGACGCACTACGCCTACTACGCCGACGTGAACCTGCTCGAGGGGTACGGTGGGCCCGAGCTGCTGGAGTGCGAGCCGCTGTCGGTGATCATGGCCGGGGTGCGGCTGCACGCGGACGATCCGATCGTGGACACGACGCTGGAGAGGATCGCGCACCGGCCGCTGGGGCTGCACGTGGACGCAGAGGTGCGACGCTTCCAGCTCCACCGGGACGAGGCGGCGGTGGTCGATCTCCTGCGCACGCGGAAGATGACGCTGGAGGAGCTGTCGTGCGCCGGGGTGGCGCAGGAGCGGGTGGTGCGGTTGACGATGTACGCGCTCGCGATCACCCGGCACCTGGATCTCGGGATCCCGGGTCGTGGGCCCGTGGGTCTCGGACGCGACAGGCCGGCGTCTCCGCTCGTCGAGGTGAGCGCAGGACAGCGGGGGTCGCGAGCGCCCGCGCCGCCGTCGAACGCCGGAACGCCGCTGCCGCGCACGACGCGGAGCCAGCTCGCCGAATCCGATCCTCCGCAAGGAGCCGGAGCCGGCGATGGGGGGCGTGTCCGCACGGGGCGCGATACGGTGGCACCTCCAAGGGGTCAGGCCGTGACGGTGATCACGGCGGGGGACGAGCCTCCGCCGAGCCGGCGGACTGGCAGCGCGCCGGCAGGGGATCCTCGCTCGGCGACGGAGGGGGTGGCCATGCCCCGCACGACGGATCTCCGTGGCCCGAACTCGACGAGGACGCTGACCTCCCCCGGGGTGCGTGCGGGTCGAGGGGCAGAGTCCACGCCGCCGCAAGCGCAGGTGATCGTGGCGCCGCCGTCGGAGCGGAGGGCGGCTCCGCTGTCGGAGCGAAAGGGCCCATCCCCTGCTGCGGCCGCAGCAGTGGCCTCACCGGACAGGGCGGCGGTCGATGCACGCGTCGCAGCACGCAAGGCCGAGATCGAGGCGCGCGCGGCGACCATCGAGACCGAAGATCTCTTCCAGGTGCTGGGTGTGACGCAAGAGGTGGCGCCGGAGCGGATCCGCACCTCTTACTTCGCGCTCGCGAAGCAGTGGCATCCCGACCGGCTGCCGGTCGAGCTGCAAGAGGTGAAGCCGCTCGTCTCCAAGGTGTTCGCCCGGATCAGCGAGGCGTACCAGACGCTGACGGATCCGGAGCGCCGGCGCGAGTATGTGGCGTCGCTGGCGGAGGGGGCACCCGAAGACGACGAGGAGAAGCTGGCGCGGGCCTTCGACGCTGCGCTGGAGTTCCAGAAGGCCGAAGTGCTCGTCAAGAAGCGCGATCTGGTGAACGCGGAGGTGCTCGTCAGGCGCGCCGTGGAAGCTGATCCCGACCAGCCGGAGTACGTGACGTTGCTGGCGTGGGTGCGGGCGTTGCGGCGGGGGGATCCGCCGCAGTTCCAGGAGGGGGCGCAGAGCCCTCATTTCGATGATCTGATCGAGCTGCTGGACGCGGTCGTGGCCAGAGAGCCGCGCTACGAGCGGGCGTTGTTCTACCGGGGTTCGCTGCTCAAGCGCACGGGTCATCTCGACCGGGCCGCTGCGGACTTCCGGCTGGCGGCGGAGATCAACCCGAAGAACCTGGATGCCGTCCGGGAGGTGCGTCTCCACGACATGCGGAAGCGCAGTGCGCCCGAGCCTGCGCCGACGGCGCCCGGGGGAAGCGGTTTGATCAACAAGATCTTCAAACGCTGA
- a CDS encoding peptidylprolyl isomerase, giving the protein MRSLCLFAGALGLLACSEPTPASPGDPAVIGSATGAAGSAGPVQGGAAPDGAARAVALVAAEHRRAAAEITPADQKSRDVTVRRLAARALARVGGEGARQGLLRALSDEDGEVIGWAAYGLGFSCKGHEDASVAALAARALSLDGRAFVGARIEPLGAIARAIGRCGAAVSEQTLVAWLGGSRERALHASYALGDLVSVKSRLREETLVTLLNVAAGSAAASPLPEALYPLGRQEHLSPTVLERTYEVASARLAEAGDARVFAVRALGRAGGMAAAGLGRVLTTPSVFSASERAEAARALKRLGVIGQRELAQALLLLAPKIDGEAAAGLGGDEVGPLLVALESLSEPGAARKVLRELAGWAPPTDASPLISRRLSWVRCAAAAVVAGADVRDPLLTACDVTSAGAPEKPRGDSGAQAAAGPVAAIGARAVIRVLDRGPITGARLSVWRAYAEGEDRRARQAALELIASHTEIAGAADTLAKALGSTEEGIAAVAAEVITKQPQRAIETERPQRGKKRRGAREAAANGGRRAGDDAAAMVPSTAVTGALTAALERAATSNQIELIDALIDAAGALGLQEAAPTLQLLCRSAYPTTRGRAEKALTSLGGKGVSCAAPASSDAPPELGTLARTGVTLALETDVGEATLSLDPSIAPVAVTRIVELSRAGFYDGMMVHRVVPGFVTQFGAPLGDGYGGPADRLPLRCETSPLPFGPLQVGVALSGRDTGSSQIFVMHAHAPHLEGQYAWIGSATGAWSSFVDGDRILKVSVRE; this is encoded by the coding sequence ATGCGGTCGCTGTGCCTTTTCGCCGGGGCTCTCGGGCTGCTGGCATGTTCGGAGCCGACGCCGGCGTCCCCCGGGGATCCCGCCGTGATCGGGAGCGCGACGGGCGCTGCGGGTTCGGCCGGACCCGTGCAGGGTGGGGCTGCACCGGACGGCGCCGCGCGGGCGGTGGCCTTGGTCGCTGCGGAGCACCGGCGCGCCGCGGCGGAGATCACGCCCGCCGATCAGAAGTCCCGTGACGTGACGGTGCGGCGGCTGGCAGCGCGTGCCCTGGCCCGTGTGGGGGGGGAGGGGGCACGCCAGGGGCTGCTGCGCGCGCTCTCCGACGAGGACGGGGAGGTGATCGGCTGGGCGGCGTACGGCCTGGGCTTCTCCTGCAAAGGGCACGAGGATGCGTCGGTGGCGGCACTGGCGGCGCGCGCTCTGTCTCTGGATGGTCGCGCGTTCGTCGGGGCGCGCATCGAGCCGCTGGGGGCCATCGCACGCGCGATCGGTCGCTGTGGGGCGGCCGTCTCCGAGCAGACGCTGGTGGCGTGGCTGGGAGGGTCGCGGGAGCGTGCGCTCCACGCTTCGTATGCGCTCGGGGATCTGGTGTCGGTGAAGTCGCGCCTGCGCGAGGAGACGCTGGTGACGTTGCTCAACGTGGCCGCGGGCAGCGCCGCCGCGTCGCCGCTTCCGGAGGCGCTCTATCCGCTCGGGCGACAGGAGCACCTGTCCCCCACCGTCCTCGAGCGGACGTACGAGGTGGCGTCGGCGCGCCTGGCCGAGGCTGGGGACGCGCGGGTCTTCGCGGTGCGTGCACTCGGACGCGCTGGTGGGATGGCGGCGGCGGGGCTGGGGCGTGTGCTGACCACGCCGTCGGTGTTCTCGGCATCGGAGCGTGCAGAGGCGGCACGCGCGCTGAAGCGGCTGGGGGTGATCGGGCAACGTGAGCTGGCGCAGGCGCTGCTGCTGCTCGCGCCGAAGATCGACGGGGAGGCGGCCGCGGGTCTCGGAGGAGACGAGGTGGGGCCGCTGCTCGTGGCGCTCGAATCCCTGAGCGAGCCTGGTGCGGCACGCAAGGTGCTCCGTGAGCTGGCTGGCTGGGCGCCGCCGACCGATGCGTCTCCGCTGATCTCGCGCCGGCTGTCGTGGGTGCGCTGCGCGGCAGCCGCGGTGGTCGCAGGCGCTGACGTGCGCGATCCGTTGCTCACCGCCTGCGACGTGACATCCGCTGGGGCGCCTGAAAAGCCGCGAGGCGACAGCGGAGCGCAAGCTGCCGCCGGGCCAGTTGCAGCCATCGGCGCGCGCGCGGTGATCCGTGTGCTCGACCGGGGTCCGATCACGGGAGCGCGGCTCTCGGTCTGGCGTGCGTACGCAGAGGGGGAGGACCGGCGGGCGCGCCAGGCCGCGCTGGAGTTGATCGCGTCACACACGGAGATCGCAGGGGCAGCAGACACGCTGGCCAAGGCACTCGGCTCCACGGAGGAAGGGATCGCTGCGGTGGCCGCCGAGGTCATCACCAAGCAGCCGCAGCGAGCCATCGAGACAGAGCGTCCCCAGCGCGGCAAGAAGCGTCGCGGCGCGCGAGAGGCCGCGGCGAACGGAGGGCGGCGAGCGGGTGACGACGCTGCGGCCATGGTGCCCTCGACCGCCGTGACGGGCGCGCTCACCGCAGCCCTGGAGCGCGCGGCCACGTCCAACCAGATCGAACTGATCGACGCGCTCATCGATGCTGCTGGCGCGCTGGGGCTGCAGGAGGCGGCACCCACCCTTCAGCTGCTCTGCCGCTCGGCCTACCCGACGACGCGAGGCCGCGCCGAGAAGGCGCTCACCTCGCTCGGTGGAAAAGGCGTCTCGTGCGCAGCGCCGGCTTCCAGCGACGCGCCTCCCGAGCTCGGCACGCTCGCGCGCACAGGCGTGACGCTCGCGCTGGAGACAGACGTCGGGGAGGCGACGCTCTCCCTGGATCCGTCGATCGCTCCGGTGGCCGTGACCCGGATCGTGGAGCTTTCGCGCGCAGGTTTCTACGATGGGATGATGGTGCACCGGGTCGTTCCGGGCTTCGTGACCCAGTTCGGTGCACCTCTCGGGGATGGTTACGGTGGACCCGCCGATCGGTTGCCTCTGCGCTGTGAGACGTCGCCCCTGCCGTTCGGGCCACTCCAGGTCGGCGTGGCGCTGTCAGGGCGTGACACGGGGTCGAGTCAGATCTTCGTGATGCATGCGCATGCGCCGCACCTGGAGGGGCAGTACGCATGGATCGGATCGGCGACCGGAGCCTGGTCGTCGTTCGTCGATGGCGACCGGATCCTGAAGGTCTCCGTGCGGGAGTGA
- a CDS encoding YdcF family protein: MSLRVDAIVVLGCKILVSGRPAGAAARRAATAAQAFREGVAPRVVASGGRRWGAQIEARALAGALEGAGVPAEVIVQELWSMTTYENAIFCAALLSRLAARRVALVTCPWHMARALSNFRAAGIDVCALPTPSVPAMPSTRVVRWVHETASGWLDARAMRQRRGLRESAARLRALWGSEEA; the protein is encoded by the coding sequence ATGTCGCTGCGGGTCGACGCGATCGTGGTGCTGGGCTGCAAGATCCTCGTCTCGGGTCGACCGGCCGGCGCGGCCGCGCGGCGGGCTGCCACCGCGGCGCAGGCCTTTCGCGAGGGGGTCGCGCCGCGCGTGGTCGCCAGCGGTGGGCGGCGGTGGGGGGCTCAGATCGAGGCGCGCGCGCTGGCCGGGGCGCTGGAGGGGGCAGGCGTGCCGGCGGAGGTGATCGTTCAGGAGCTCTGGTCGATGACCACCTATGAGAACGCCATCTTCTGTGCGGCGCTGCTTTCGAGGCTGGCGGCGAGGCGCGTGGCGCTGGTGACGTGTCCCTGGCACATGGCGAGGGCGCTCTCGAATTTCCGTGCGGCGGGCATCGATGTCTGCGCGTTGCCGACGCCGTCGGTGCCTGCGATGCCGTCGACGCGGGTGGTCCGATGGGTCCACGAGACGGCGTCGGGTTGGCTCGATGCGAGGGCGATGCGGCAGCGGCGTGGGCTCCGCGAGAGCGCAGCCCGCCTGCGGGCGCTCTGGGGGAGCGAGGAGGCGTGA
- a CDS encoding sigma-70 family RNA polymerase sigma factor: MGSAGDRASFSMYRAEMMSREPISAEAERDLAQRWKHGERDAGTRLIEACLPFVVTVALEYRRWGLPMEDIVQEGNIGLLKAADRFDPERGCRLATYAAYWIRAEIREFVARSYRIVRLGSSKGERRALRVYRKTLERDPEVLGKLSGLSKERAEELLPLLSAHDMSLDRAPGEEGLTPLERLVSNDSDPEEKTCAADERMRLSQALEQVVSELGPREQSIVQQRWLTEEPATLEALGTSFGVSKERVRQLEERAKKRMRARIEEISREPLAESA, translated from the coding sequence ATGGGCAGCGCCGGAGATCGAGCGTCTTTTTCCATGTACCGCGCGGAGATGATGAGCCGTGAGCCCATCAGCGCGGAGGCCGAGCGCGATCTCGCGCAGCGCTGGAAACATGGTGAGCGCGACGCGGGAACGCGGCTGATAGAGGCTTGCTTGCCGTTCGTGGTCACGGTGGCGCTCGAGTACCGTCGGTGGGGGCTGCCGATGGAGGACATCGTTCAGGAAGGGAACATCGGGCTGCTCAAGGCCGCCGACCGCTTCGATCCGGAGCGCGGTTGCCGTCTGGCGACCTACGCGGCGTACTGGATCAGGGCGGAGATTCGCGAGTTCGTTGCGCGGAGTTACCGCATCGTCCGGCTGGGATCGTCGAAGGGCGAGCGACGGGCGCTCCGGGTGTACCGCAAGACCCTGGAGAGGGATCCGGAGGTGCTGGGCAAGCTGAGCGGGCTGAGCAAGGAGCGTGCAGAAGAGCTGCTGCCGCTGCTGAGCGCGCACGACATGAGCCTGGACAGAGCGCCCGGAGAGGAAGGGCTGACGCCGCTGGAGAGGCTGGTTTCGAACGACAGCGATCCCGAGGAGAAGACCTGCGCGGCGGATGAGCGGATGCGGCTTTCGCAAGCACTGGAGCAGGTGGTGAGCGAGCTCGGCCCACGCGAACAGAGCATCGTGCAGCAGCGCTGGCTCACGGAGGAGCCGGCGACCCTGGAGGCGCTCGGAACGTCGTTCGGCGTGAGCAAGGAGCGGGTGCGGCAGCTCGAGGAGCGGGCGAAGAAGCGGATGCGCGCGCGGATCGAGGAGATCTCGCGCGAGCCGCTCGCCGAGAGCGCCTGA
- a CDS encoding MBL fold metallo-hydrolase codes for MQIKMWGVRGSIPTPGPHTVEFGGNTSCYEVRAGGALVILDGGTGLRLLGQDLVKEMPLEAWMFFSHVHWDHIQGFPFFTPAFVRGNKFHLYGGLNVSRTLEETLAGQMDYPSFPVHLTEMGAGMTFRDLYEGEVVTIGPRNDVRVTNARGNHPNGVYAYRVEHDGKVVVYITDSEHYSIVDPKLKRLAMGADVLIFDAMYTPEEYSGEVGGTPKTGWGHATFVAGCELAHAAGVKQLVLHHHDPNQTDSMVREKERRAQELFPNTVAAREGMIIEI; via the coding sequence ATGCAAATCAAGATGTGGGGGGTACGCGGTAGCATCCCCACGCCTGGCCCACACACGGTCGAGTTTGGCGGCAATACCAGCTGCTACGAGGTCCGCGCGGGCGGCGCGCTCGTCATCCTCGACGGCGGCACCGGGCTGCGCCTGCTCGGCCAGGACCTGGTCAAGGAGATGCCCCTCGAAGCGTGGATGTTCTTCAGCCACGTCCACTGGGATCACATCCAGGGCTTCCCGTTCTTCACCCCGGCGTTCGTTCGCGGCAACAAGTTCCACCTCTACGGCGGCCTCAACGTCTCACGCACCCTCGAAGAGACGCTCGCCGGGCAGATGGATTACCCGAGCTTCCCCGTCCACCTCACCGAGATGGGCGCGGGGATGACGTTCCGCGACCTCTACGAAGGCGAGGTCGTCACCATCGGCCCGCGCAACGACGTCCGGGTGACGAACGCTCGCGGGAACCACCCCAACGGCGTCTACGCCTACCGGGTCGAGCACGACGGCAAGGTCGTCGTGTACATCACCGACTCCGAGCACTACTCCATCGTCGACCCCAAGCTGAAGCGGCTGGCCATGGGCGCCGACGTGCTGATCTTCGACGCCATGTACACACCCGAAGAGTACTCGGGTGAGGTGGGTGGCACCCCGAAGACGGGCTGGGGTCACGCCACGTTCGTCGCTGGGTGCGAACTCGCGCACGCCGCGGGCGTCAAGCAGCTCGTCCTGCACCACCACGACCCGAACCAGACCGACTCGATGGTGCGCGAGAAAGAGCGCAGGGCTCAGGAGCTGTTCCCGAACACCGTCGCCGCCCGCGAAGGCATGATCATCGAGATTTGA
- a CDS encoding S41 family peptidase → MVHRQRARSVACVAGGILAAALLWRSPATPPEEARQGIARSVLQLLEAGDEETDGANCHGGSLERGFTLPTGSPTALGCDQARLVVAQARAMLAAPPRPIHPAKFADATSDWLDPHGLWSVAPDAPTGAALRREAAALLDELQAPAGSGPCAAAGRLGAELARWSQQIALLFDEGIRQGEARPPTTPTQAWTLATAAPFEDGIVTRSARDLARELGREAGALSARYGPSIAPYVEAARERISPPLDPEGWSHAVLAAALRAYVPQLDAHGAWAPIEEEISIYDLGLEISPPSRMWAEMTRTALGVRIDSGASAPLIDGDVVLRIEDVPLAGMSVEQAEQLSLLGDLRPGRRTRVALLRRGLAAPIEVTLEPEPEVPTPVTTASELTMHRTRYGDGEVAVIHIPDVPDDLGDRLSRVLLRARESGPLRGVVLDLRANGGGSTDGAIAAIGHFLPGVTLFPMRRRDGGVEVERAPDIPTTRGWAGPVAALVDGDSASAAEMIAGALGSYRRGIVVGDRTYGKGCAQEYLDDEAHVGVLRLTTLLYALPDGSPVQKTGILPQLSLTLPVAVEREDRIAHALDPWQGPDVRDAARVREVPWPTHGGRVGPCSDDVVCRALRAIGTVRAAAR, encoded by the coding sequence GTGGTGCATCGTCAGCGGGCGAGGTCGGTCGCATGCGTTGCAGGAGGAATCCTGGCGGCGGCGCTGCTCTGGCGCTCCCCCGCGACGCCGCCCGAAGAAGCGCGCCAGGGCATCGCGCGCTCCGTCCTGCAGCTCCTCGAAGCGGGCGACGAAGAGACCGATGGCGCGAACTGCCACGGTGGCTCCCTCGAGCGCGGGTTCACACTGCCGACCGGCTCACCGACGGCCCTCGGCTGCGATCAGGCCCGCCTCGTCGTGGCGCAAGCCCGCGCAATGCTTGCGGCCCCCCCACGCCCCATCCACCCCGCAAAGTTTGCCGACGCCACCTCGGACTGGCTCGACCCTCACGGCCTCTGGTCCGTCGCGCCGGACGCCCCCACGGGGGCCGCGCTGCGCCGCGAGGCCGCGGCTCTCCTCGACGAACTCCAGGCCCCCGCCGGAAGCGGCCCCTGCGCCGCCGCCGGCCGACTCGGCGCAGAACTCGCGCGCTGGTCCCAGCAGATCGCGCTCCTCTTCGACGAAGGGATCCGCCAAGGCGAGGCACGCCCTCCCACCACGCCGACCCAGGCATGGACCCTGGCGACGGCAGCGCCCTTCGAAGACGGCATCGTGACACGAAGTGCGCGCGACTTGGCACGAGAGCTGGGCCGCGAAGCAGGGGCCCTCAGCGCCCGGTACGGCCCATCGATCGCGCCGTACGTGGAAGCCGCCCGTGAGCGCATCTCTCCCCCCCTCGATCCCGAGGGATGGTCTCACGCAGTGCTCGCGGCGGCGCTCCGGGCCTATGTCCCGCAGCTCGACGCCCACGGCGCGTGGGCGCCGATCGAAGAAGAGATCTCCATCTACGATCTCGGGCTGGAGATCAGCCCTCCCTCACGCATGTGGGCGGAGATGACCCGCACCGCGCTCGGCGTCCGCATCGACAGCGGCGCATCCGCCCCCCTCATCGACGGCGATGTGGTGCTGAGGATCGAGGACGTCCCCCTCGCCGGCATGAGCGTGGAGCAGGCCGAGCAGCTCTCGCTCCTCGGCGATCTCAGGCCCGGCAGACGCACACGGGTCGCGCTTCTCCGTCGAGGCCTCGCCGCTCCCATCGAGGTGACGCTCGAACCCGAGCCCGAAGTGCCCACGCCCGTCACCACCGCCTCCGAGCTGACGATGCACCGGACCCGGTACGGTGACGGCGAGGTCGCGGTCATTCACATCCCCGACGTGCCGGATGATCTCGGCGATCGCCTCTCCCGGGTCCTCTTGCGCGCGAGAGAGAGCGGCCCCTTGCGCGGCGTGGTCCTCGACCTGCGCGCCAACGGCGGCGGCTCGACCGACGGCGCCATCGCCGCGATCGGCCACTTCCTCCCGGGCGTCACCCTGTTTCCCATGCGACGCCGTGACGGTGGCGTCGAGGTCGAGCGCGCGCCGGACATCCCCACCACCCGTGGCTGGGCGGGCCCCGTGGCAGCGCTGGTCGACGGCGACTCCGCGAGTGCCGCCGAGATGATCGCCGGCGCGCTCGGCAGCTACCGGCGCGGCATCGTCGTCGGCGATCGCACGTACGGAAAGGGCTGCGCTCAGGAGTACCTCGACGACGAAGCGCATGTCGGCGTGCTGCGCCTCACGACGCTCCTCTACGCGCTCCCGGACGGCTCCCCCGTCCAGAAGACCGGCATCCTCCCCCAGCTCTCGCTCACCTTGCCCGTGGCCGTGGAGCGTGAAGACCGCATCGCCCACGCGCTCGACCCCTGGCAGGGCCCCGACGTCCGTGACGCGGCCAGGGTCCGTGAAGTCCCGTGGCCCACCCACGGAGGCCGCGTCGGACCCTGCTCGGACGACGTGGTCTGTCGCGCCCTGCGCGCGATCGGCACCGTCCGCGCCGCTGCCCGCTGA